Proteins co-encoded in one Brassica oleracea var. oleracea cultivar TO1000 chromosome C4, BOL, whole genome shotgun sequence genomic window:
- the LOC106336701 gene encoding E3 ubiquitin-protein ligase RING1-like produces the protein MSLSVPIRRTDGAPNGAFRTFGLYWCYHCHRTVRIASSNPSEIACPRCLRQFVVEIEMRRPRVTFTHAAPPFDASPETRLLEALSLMFDPPTIGRFGEDPFLRARSRNVEHEPTTPLPHHRRRHSLDNGNNGSLPPPRRTYVILRPTDPIPPRRMNPHDFFTGGSGLEQLIEQLTQDDRPGPPPASEPTIDALPTVTITSKHLTNDMSQCTVCMEDFVAGGEATELPCKHIYHKNCITPWLRLHNSCPICRRDLPPVNTTVTDSQERGDPIREDVPERRRPRWMQFWNMGLSRARYQRVSPEPEEAGQRNTRVPLQWPHCNIL, from the exons ATGTCATTGAGTGTGCCAATAAGACGGACCGATGGTGCACCCAATGGCGCATTCAGGACTTTTGGCCTCTACTGGTGCTACCACTGTCATCGTACGGTCAGGATTGCATCATCAAACCCATCAGAGATCGCGTGCCCTCGATGCTTAAGGCAATTTGTTGTGGAAATCGAGATGAGACGGCCTCGGGTGACTTTCACTCACGCCGCTCCACCGTTTGATGCTTCTCCTGAGACACGCCTTCTCGAAGCTCTGTCCCTCATGTTTGATCCTCCAACAATAGGTAGATTCGGTGAAGACCCATTTCTCAGGGCAAGGTCCAGAAACGTGGAACACGAGCCAACAACACCCCTACCGCACCATCGACGACGCCACAGCCTTGACAATGGTAACAATGGCAGTTTACCTCCACCAAGAAGAACATATGTAATACTACGGCCCACTGATCCAATACCTCCCAGGCGTATGAACCCACATGACTTCTTTACTGGAGGATCAGGTTTAGAACAGCTGATCGAACAGCTAACACAAGACGATAGGCCTGGACCACCACCTGCATCAGAACCCACCATTGACGCGCTACCGACCGTAACGATTACATCGAAACATCTAACCAACGACATGTCGCAATGCACGGTGTGCATGGAGGACTTCGTTGCTGGAGGGGAAGCTACCGAACTACCATGTAAACATATTTACCATAAAAACTGTATAACTCCATGGCTAAGGCTTCACAATTCATGCCCAATTTGCCGCCGTGATCTGCCTCCGGTCAACACCACCGTTACGGATTCTCAGGAAAGGGGTGATCCTATTAGAGAAGACGTTCCCGAGAGGAGGCGCCCTAGGTGGATGCAGTTCTGGAACATGGGGCTTTCTAGAGCAAGGTATCAGAGGGTTAGTCCAGAACCAGAAGAAGCAGGACAGAGGAATACTCGAG TTCCGTTGCAGTGGCCTCACTGTAATATCCTTTAG
- the LOC106336702 gene encoding uncharacterized protein LOC106336702: protein MSDPYERAKGGRLAFKGGDLATIKKKKKQSKKKKKDKEKLDDGADVEKMDAPATSSAADGKDDIYSIDAAKKRKYDELFPVEAKKFGYVPKSNFDSVAEALDDRVKKKADRYCK, encoded by the coding sequence ATGTCGGATCCTTACGAGAGGGCGAAGGGTGGAAGGTTAGCGTTTAAAGGAGGCGATCTAGCCACCATCAAAAAGAAGAAGAAGCAATCGAAGAAGAAGAAGAAGGACAAGGAAAAGCTCGACGACGGCGCCGATGTTGAGAAGATGGACGCTCCAGCCACTTCCTCTGCTGCAGATGGCAAAGACGATATCTACTCTATCGACGCCGCGAAGAAGAGGAAGTACGACGAGCTTTTCCCCGTGGAGGCAAAGAAGTTCGGTTACGTTCCCAAATCGAACTTCGATTCGGTGGCGGAGGCTCTCGACGATCGAGTCAAGAAGAAGGCCGACCGCTACTGTAAATAG
- the LOC106341944 gene encoding ribulose bisphosphate carboxylase small chain, chloroplastic-like — protein MAYSMLSSAAVVTSPAQATMVAPFTGLKSSSAFPVTRKANNDITSIVSNGGRVSCMQVWPPIGKKKFETLSYLPDLTEVELGKEVDYLLRNKWIPCVEFELEHGFVYREHGSTPGYYDGRYWTMWKLPLFGCTDSAQVLKEVQECKTEYPNAFIRIIGFDNNRQVQCISFIAYKPPSFTGA, from the exons ATGGCTTACTCTATGCTCTCCTCCGCCGCTGTTGTTACCTCCCCGGCTCAAGCCACCATGGTCGCTCCATTCACCGGCTTGAAGTCTTCCTCTGCATTCCCAGTCACCCGCAAGGCCAACAACGACATTACCTCCATCGTTAGCAACGGAGGAAGAGTTAGCTGCATGCAG GTGTGGCCACCAATTGGAAAGAAGAAGTTTGAGACCCTCTCTTACCTTCCTGACCTTACCGAAGTTGAATTGGGTAAGGAAGTTGACTACCTTCTCCGCAACAAGTGGATTCCTTGTGTTGAATTCGAGTTGGAG CACGGATTTGTGTACCGTGAGCACGGAAGCACCCCCGGATACTACGATGGCCGTTACTGGACAATGTGGAAGCTTCCCTTGTTCGGATGCACTGACTCTGCTCAAGTGTTGAAGGAAGTTCAAGAATGCAAAACTGAGTACCCTAATGCCTTCATCAGGATCATTGGATTCGACAACAACCGTCAAGTCCAGTGCATCAGTTTCATCGCGTACAAGCCACCAAGCTTCACCGGTGCTTAA
- the LOC106338773 gene encoding uncharacterized protein LOC106338773: MSYFKLPVSLCKRIQTVITRYWWDNTEGVKKMAWISWDRMAKPKSVGGLGMRDFLKFNKALLAKISWRLLDKPDCLLGKILKGKYFPESHILLVEEASSISHGWRSILIGRNLLLKNLGWAVGDGLSINIWQDPWLSMSKQERPMGPPTEQSAELRVADLMIADTRQWDKAKIRRLLPDYEERILCLRSSISGAPDKLFWLGTKSGDYTSKSGYFAAIDGEEFAHKIWFLAPLATDVDPRGIIDLMATWPTLCSLTCLPPSGVTNGTLVPWILWTIRKARNKLIFEGFSASPEETLSSAIGLAREWATSCKTEPLNLPGRSHQRPTAPDGAVIVQTDAAWSAINNVAGLGWAIVAPAPTQAFQERVEFVNSPLMAEGLAMREAVFTCRRLELKVLRVESDSAQLVKCVTSSFQVAELHSVVSDILYVVDILYVVDEFESISFAWNP, translated from the exons ATGTCCTACTTTAAACTTCCGGTTTCGTTGTGCAAGCGTATTCAGACAGTAATTACCAGATACTGGTGGGACAATACCGAAGGCGTGAAGAAGATGGCGTGGATCTCGTGGGATAGAATGGCGAAACCGAAGTCGGTAGGAGGACTTGGTATGAGAGACTTTCTCAAGTTCAATAAAGCCCTGTTAGCCAAGATAAGCTGGAGGCTTCTCGATAAGCCTGATTGCCTTCTGGGGAAGATCCTCAAGGGCAAGTACTTCCCGGAAAGTCACATCCTGCTCGTGGAGGAGGCTTCCTCGATATCACATGGATGGCGGAGTATACTTATAGGTCGCAACTTGCTCTTAAAGAATCTAGGCTGGGCAGTTGGAGATGGTCTCTCTATTAATATCTGGCAGGACCCCTGGCTCAGCATGAGCAAACAAGAACGGCCGATGGGTCCTCCTACGGAGCAAAGCGCTGAGCTAAGGGTGGCTGACTTGATGATCGCAGACACAAGGCAATGGGACAAGGCCAAAATCCGCCGTTTGCTCCCAGACTATGAGGAAAGAATCCTCTGCTTAAGGTCGAGCATCTCTGGGGCTCCAGATAAGCTGTTTTGGCTAGGTACTAAATCAGGAGACTATACTTCCAAATCAGGGTATTTTGCTGCCATTGATGGTGAGGAG TTCGCCCACAAGATTTGGTTCCTAGCTCCTTTGGCTACTGATGTGGATCCTAGAGGAATAATAGATTTAATGGCCACATGGCCCACACTCTGTTCCTTAACATGTCTGCCACCGTCTGGTGTAACTAATGGTACTCTTGTCCCCTGGATCCTATGGACAATACGGAAAGCACGAAACAAACTCATATTTGAAGGTTTCTCCGCATCTCCTGAAGAGACTCTTTCATCAGCCATTGGACTAGCCCGCGAATGGGCTACTTCCTGCAAAACAGAGCCGCTTAATCTTCCTGGAAGGAGCCACCAGAGACCTACAGCGCCGGATGGTGCAGTGATAGTACAGACCGATGCGGCTTGGAGCGCAATTAATAATGTCGCAGGTTTAGGTTGGGCAATTGTGGCACCTGCCCCAACGCAAGCTTTCCAGGAACGGGTAGAGTTCGTCAACTCACCTTTAATGGCAGAGGGCTTAGCCATGAGAGAAGCGGTTTTTACCTGTCGCAGGTTGGAGCTCAAAGTCTTGCGGGTTGAATCGGATTCAGCCCAGCTGGTCAAGTGTGTCACCTCCTCTTTCCAAGTAGCAGAGCTCCATAGTGTGGTGTCTGATATATTATATGTGGTTGATATATTATATGTGGTTGATGAGTTTGAATCTATCTCTTTTGCTTGGAATCCCTAG
- the LOC106340195 gene encoding cytokinin hydroxylase, which yields MLLTLLKSLLVIFMTSILRVLYDTISCYWLTPRRIKKIMAGQGVTGPKPRPLTGNILEISAMVSQSVSKDCDSVHHDIVGRLLPHYVTWSKQYGKRFIVWNGTDPRLCLTETELIKELLMKHNGVSGRSWLQQQGTKSFIGRGLLMANGQDWHHQRHLAAPAFNGERLKGYARHMVECTTRLVERLRKEVGKGGGEVEIGEEMHQLTADIISRTEFGSSFEKGKELFNHLTVLQRRCAQATRHLCFPGSRFLPSKYNREIKSLKKEVERLLIEIIQSRRDCAEMGRSSTHGDDLLGLLLNEMDSHKNKNNDNNNLQLIMDECKTFFFAGHETTALLLTWTMMLLADNPTWQEKVRDEIREVCGCDGLPSVDQLSKLTSLNKVINESLRLYPPATLLPRMAFEDIKLGDLIIPKGLSIWIPVLAIHHSEELWGKDANEFNPERFGGKPFAPGRHFIPFAAGPRNCIGQSFAMMEAKIILATLISKFNFAISKNYRHAPIVVLTIKPKYGVQVILKPFDS from the exons ATGTTGCTTACATTATTAAAATCTCTCCTCGTGATATTCATGACCTCGATACTGAGAGTTCTATACGACACCATATCATGCTACTGGCTAACACCTAGGCGAATCAAGAAGATCATGGCAGGGCAAGGGGTAACCGGTCCTAAACCACGTCCACTAACCGGAAACATCCTTGAAATCTCGGCTATGGTGTCGCAATCCGTTTCTAAAGATTGTGATTCTGTTCACCATGACATCGTAGGCCGCCTTCTTCCGCATTACGTCACCTGGTCCAAACAATACG GGAAAAGATTTATAGTGTGGAACGGGACGGATCCTCGGCTTTGCTTAACGGAAACAGAATTGATAAAAGAGTTGCTGATGAAGCATAACGGTGTAAGCGGAAGATCGTGGCTACAGCAACAAGGGACCAAAAGTTTTATTGGTCGTGGTCTCCTTATGGCTAATGGCCAAGATTGGCACCACCAACGCCACCTTGCTGCGCCGGCATTTAACGGGGAAAGGCTCAAG GGCTACGCAAGGCACATGGTTGAGTGTACGACTAGGCTAGTGGAGAGGCTGAGGAAAGAAGTTGGGAAAGGAGGAGGTGAGGTGGAGATAGGGGAGGAGATGCACCAGCTCACGGCGGATATTATATCGAGGACGGAGTTCGGAAGTAGCTTTGAGAAAGGCAAAGAGCTTTTCAACCACCTCACCGTCCTCCAACGCCGTTGCGCTCAAGCCACCCGCCACCTCTGTTTTCCCGGTAGCCG GTTTCTTCCGAGCAAATACAACAGAGAAATAAAGTCTCTGAAAAAGGAAGTGGAACGTTTGTTGATAGAGATCATACAAAGCAGGCGAGACTGCGCTGAGATGGGTCGGAGCAGTACTCACGGCGATGACCTTCTTGGCCTTCTCTTGAACGAAATGGATAGTCACAAGAACAAAAATAACGATAACAATAATCTTCAGTTGATAATGGATGAATGCAAGACGTTCTTCTTTGCTGGTCACGAAACTACCGCACTCCTTCTCACATGGACAATGATGCTCCTTGCCGATAACCCCACGTGGCAGGAAAAGGTTCGTGATGAGATTAGAGAGGTATGTGGCTGCGACGGTCTTCCCTCGGTTGATCAACTATCCAAACTTACCTCG TTAAACAAAGTGATAAACGAGTCATTAAGACTTTACCCTCCAGCTACTCTTCTACCAAGGATGGCATTTGAAGATATAAAACTAGGTGATCTAATAATTCCCAAAGGTTTATCAATATGGATACCCGTCCTCGCAATCCATCACAGCGAAGAATTATGGGGTAAAGACGCAAATGAATTCAACCCTGAACGCTTTGGAGGCAAACCATTTGCGCCTGGCCGCCACTTCATCCCATTTGCAGCTGGTCCTCGAAACTGCATCGGACAATCATTTGCGATGATGGAAGCAAAAATAATATTAGCAACGCTAATTTCAAAGTTTAACTTCGCAATATCAAAGAACTATAGACATGCGCCAATAGTTGTGCTTACTATAAAACCTAAGTATGGAGTTCAAGTGATATTGAAGCCATTTGACTCATGA